In the genome of Salvelinus sp. IW2-2015 unplaced genomic scaffold, ASM291031v2 Un_scaffold1793, whole genome shotgun sequence, the window CGCAAAAAGTATCACTGTAAATGCTGCAGGGCCAATGCAGACATCGGTTTTGACCATTAATCCTGCAAAGGTCAGACATTGCACACACTAATATGCATTATTGCCAATATTTAAAGTCTCTGCATATGGTCATCCGTAATCTGAAGTGGCTGTACAGCATTTACTGCATGCAGCCTCAGCCGATCNCGTTCATGCTTCTTGCTCTTAGCAGAGCAGAGCTATTGTGAAGGAAATTGTCAAGAAATTGAGTTTGTAAATACAGAACATACCGCCCCCACCTACTTTAAACCATTCATGTCAATGCGGAGTTATATGGAGCCCCATTGTTAAACAATTTGAGGGGCGCATGGCGATGCGGTACGGAGCTTGATTTATAGatagattatatataatggacaatcgagctagggggtacaaatatcacattacacaaagaccttaagggacatacatacacttacaattctaacagcttttttgttagtagagtatttaatagtcttaaaatacagttcaatttctttttgtagggtaagaacaTTTGTTCTTTTgttagtaaatttacatttgtgaatatgaaatttggccaaaagaataatgaaattaattacataaaatgtttcagcttatttttatcgtatgtaaagaatccaagcagtacatctctccacaatagtgtaaaatcttcataaatgtgttcaattataaatctactgatgtcttgccacagttttcttacatgaatacaatgccaaaaaaagatgcaacactgtttctgggtggtcattacaaaaggagcaatttgaatttatgttttccttaaacttcttcatatagtcgTTGGCAGGGTAATATTTATGAATACTTTTAAAGGAAacctccttaattttgttaaccagtaggtatgtgtgtggcaacatccaaacttttccccaaaagatattatcaataaatccattccaacaAGGCATGATATAAGGTATAgttacaacatcctgctgaaacaaggttcgtatcgctctgttgttgaatgggccAAAAGataaacaaatctttcctactgatgagacTTGGGATGTTAGCTAAAATatgctgcatggtcaatctgacgtCAGTGATACGGCATCTGCAGAAGTCAAGGCATTCATACCTATTGGGCTTCGCGGAGCAGTACAGAGCTGTTGAGCAGAGATGTTGTGAAGGacgttgtcaaggaagtgagtttgtgtttataccgGACCTCCCGCCCCCATCTACCGTCCATCAGTTATGTCAACAGGAGCTACACGGAGTTCTCTGCATTGTTATAACATTTGGGAGGCGCACtgcgatgcggtacagagctaAATWTGGCCTCTGCATCCctccggaggctccgcaattgtgtcacaccctccatatggagcctTCGWCCACATTgacagatcaagcataaattggcttttaataagtctttaacctaactcctaaccctaaatttAACCCTACCCCTGACCCSCAGCCTAGcaaatgttagccacctagctagtgttagccacaacaaattggaattcgtaacaatatcatatgttttgcaaattcgtaacattgtacgaattgcaattcgtaacatatcatacgcaATGGATGATTAacttccacaaatgaatacataccatacgaaacataacatcaGAGTGTGTCGGATGTACTATATTATGTCTACCCCTGTGTCCAGGCTGTCATCTAGGTCGAGGTGGCTGGCCTTTGAAAAAGACTAGGGGTATGCCAACCTGACCATACTCTTATTCGTAAATGACCGTTTATAGTCGGATCTGATGATACTCGTGATCGGGGSAAGGGYAAAAAACGGAAGTGTTTTAATATTCCTAAATAGATATTGTCAAAATACTCCCTACAAYTTTATAGACCKKAAAAAAKCTGCAGATTATGAGCAGTGTGCSGAGTGTGTCTGTATCTCCTCAATTTGCAGCGGGCAGTTTGCTGTCACTTAGTCAATAATACTCATCGGCAgttcatatttttttctccttACTCTCTTcccgcttgttagatattatcaaATATGTTCTCATTGTTCTYTCTGTGATGTTATTAGCTAACTAACAGTGATTCACACGAAGTTTCGTATTGTTCTTCAAAGAAAATACCAATAGAAGTAGCTACGGTTTTTATCAATGTTTTMTTGGTTACTATTTAGCTAGTCAAAGGTATTGTTTAGGTAacatcattagctagctagctacacttaagctaactagctaacgttagctagctgtcatGTAACGTTAGATGAGGGCCATATTAAgacagttactgtagctagcttctAAACATATTTTGATAATACAACTGGTATTACTGGTAAAATGCTAATAATACAATTATTGATTAGTAAAGACACAAAAGTACAGTACATCGGCTCTCACTTTTTCATGAAAATCAAACAAGTAGTCTAACTTTACAGGCAGCCTCCCCTGCCCTACACRTGCTTCAGAGTTTAAACTCAAAACTGGTTTTCAAACTCATTGTTGTAACCAATTGACTCATATTAGTTGTATTTGCACAAAACCCTGGTAGAGCATAGGGGAAGTTAGGCCTTGTGGTGTTCATGTTTccttattttttggggggctttAAACCAGCCTAATTTCTCActtcaaacattttttttgttgcttttaatACACTGTTATTATTCCTTCCTTTATGTATAAGTCTTTCCATGTAGGCAGATGAGATGCTCTCAGAAGGTGAGCTGAAGGACTTTGCCCAGGGCCAGTCRCTGTACCGTGTTCTCCAGCCCTGGTGGGACGTCTTCAGTCACTACCTCTCCATCATGATGTTCTCAATCGGAACCCTCGGAGGAACCCTGCAGGCAAGGAATTTTAACAGAAAATGTTTCATTTGTYTTTTATTGCGATTTTTTTTCACCAAGCTCTTGTTATTTTCAATGTAATTCCATCTGTCTCCCAGTGTATAAGGCTTTAGTTCCAGGTTATTATGACGTTTCTGATGCTTCCTTATGTTTAAATTCCCTTGCCTGCAGGTCACCCTCCGCAAGATCGTCTGCGTCCCCTGTCAGATGACATCAGAAGACTTCTGTGTGGTTTTTAACCATAGAGGCACCACATTAAGGAATGCCACAACTGAAGCcagcttccctctcctccccaaggGCCTTTACAAGCTAGATCTTCAGCAGTATGCTTACGTTGACGCCGTGTGCTACGAAAAACAACTCCACTGGTTCGCCAAGTTCTTCCCCTACGTCGTGATGCTAGAGACTCTGGCTCTTGTGATTATAAGCAACTTGTGGTTCAAGTACCCTAGCACCAGCTCCAGACTCATGCACTTTGTCTCCATTCTACACAAATGCTGTGATTCTCCCTGGACCACACGGGCCTTGTCAGAGACAGTGGCAGAGCAGGGTGGGGCCCAGCCCTCAATGAGCATGTGTTGTCCTGCTCCACAGGCCTCTTCAACATCAGACTATAGCAGCAGAAGGCCGATGGGGACAGAGTTCCTTAGTGTTTTAGACAAAAAGGAAGGTGAGCAGGCCAAAGCTATCTTTGAGAAGGTGAAGAAATTGAAAGTACACGTGGAGGACAAAGACATAATTTATCACTTGTATATGAGGCAGATAGTCACCAAGATTGTGTTTCTGCTGTTCACCTTGGCCTATATCCCTTACGCAGCCTCACATATTCTGTTTGACGTTGACTGTGTGGTAGATTCCCAAGCGCTGATGCCGTTTCAGCCCTTTCACTGTGTTCACTCACTGGCCACCATTTTCTGGCTCCTCTCCTTGGTTTACACAGTACTGATGGTCATTTACAGCTTGACTTGCTTCTACAGCTTCTGGTGGATGCTGAGAAACTCTCTCAGGGAGTACTCCTTTGACTcagtgagggaggagagcagcTTRAGCGACATCCCCGATGTCAAGAATGACTTTGCCTTCATCCTCCACCTCTTGGACCAGTATAACCCTCTGTTCTCTAAACGCTTTGCWGTCTTCCTCTCAGAGGTCAGTGAGAAGAAACTGAGGCAGCTCAACCTGAACTACATGTGGCCTTTGGAGAAGCTGACCCAGAAGGTGATGCGTAACGCTCAGGACCAGATAGAGCTCCATCTCATGCTCCTCAGCGGCATCCCAGAGGCCGTGTTCGATATCAGGGAGCTGGAGGTGCTCAAGCTGCAGCTGATACCGGATCCTAGGCTCACACAGAAGCTTACGCAGCTTGGAAACATGCGAGAGATCTGGCTGGATCATTCTCCTGCCACCGTAGACCTCATGGCTCTGGggtttctctctgagaacctgaggaTCCTGAGGATGAAGTTCACAGAGGTGGAACAGGCTCCCTGGTGGGTTTTCAGTTTGCGTAACCTGACTGAGCTCTATCTGTATGGAAATATGTTCAATCAGGACAACACGACGTTCGTCAACAGCCTACCCAAGCTCAAGAATCTGAAGGTGTTATTCATCAAGTGCACCATCACCGCGATGCCGAAAGTGATTACCAACTCAATACCCTCGATACAGAAGCTGTCCGTCGACAACGAAGGCACCCAACTCTCTGTCCTGCAGAGTCTGAAAATGATGTCACAGCTCACCTGCTTGGAGCTACTGAACTGTGATCTCCAGCGGATACCGAGTCATATCTTCAGCCTGAAGAAcctgcaagaaatagacctcaaAGGGAACAACCTCAAAACCATTGAGGAGATCATCAGTTTCCAGCACCTTCCCAAGCTCTCTATCCTGAAGCTGAAGTACAACAGTATCATTTACATCCCAGTCCACGTTGGAGTGCTGGGCAACCTGGAGCAGCTTCACCTGGCTCATAACCTCATCAGCTGCATGCCAGCACAGCTGTTCCTGTGCAGCAGACTCTATCTGCTAGACCTCAGTCACAACAAGCT includes:
- the LOC112071987 gene encoding volume-regulated anion channel subunit LRRC8B-like → MLSEGELKDFAQGQSLYRVLQPWWDVFSHYLSIMMFSIGTLGGTLQVTLRKIVCVPCQMTSEDFCVVFNHRGTTLRNATTEASFPLLPKGLYKLDLQQYAYVDAVCYEKQLHWFAKFFPYVVMLETLALVIISNLWFKYPSTSSRLMHFVSILHKCCDSPWTTRALSETVAEQGGAQPSMSMCCPAPQASSTSDYSSRRPMGTEFLSVLDKKEGEQAKAIFEKVKKLKVHVEDKDIIYHLYMRQIVTKIVFLLFTLAYIPYAASHILFDVDCVVDSQALMPFQPFHCVHSLATIFWLLSLVYTVLMVIYSLTCFYSFWWMLRNSLREYSFDSVREESSLSDIPDVKNDFAFILHLLDQYNPLFSKRFAVFLSEVSEKKLRQLNLNYMWPLEKLTQKVMRNAQDQIELHLMLLSGIPEAVFDIRELEVLKLQLIPDPRLTQKLTQLGNMREIWLDHSPATVDLMALGFLSENLRILRMKFTEVEQAPWWVFSLRNLTELYLYGNMFNQDNTTFVNSLPKLKNLKVLFIKCTITAMPKVITNSIPSIQKLSVDNEGTQLSVLQSLKMMSQLTCLELLNCDLQRIPSHIFSLKNLQEIDLKGNNLKTIEEIISFQHLPKLSILKLKYNSIIYIPVHVGVLGNLEQLHLAHNLISCMPAQLFLCSRLYLLDLSHNKLSAIPIEIQELKRLQLLNVSNNNIDHLPEGMFQCKTLQSLLLGHNNLSVVPHQVSELTNLVVLDLRGNQLESLPAELEECHSLMPSGLLVEEGLLNSLSPTAKEGFQRPDKEYLGKMEAEGVGNALICNPIICNTAGHGDTACSVIYSM